One genomic window of Elaeis guineensis isolate ETL-2024a chromosome 2, EG11, whole genome shotgun sequence includes the following:
- the LOC105046786 gene encoding peroxisome biogenesis protein 3-1 isoform X1, whose amino-acid sequence MLSLSRDFWSRHRRKVFVALGVFGSGYVIYKIYDDHRRRISDLDKKLEGERQVDELIKAQLQTHFENIQRISDTTTLPYAMHYLRSRILEELDLSHLTDKLMQGKGQSHALTSKEKLELWEGLKILSFTRIASSLWSMTMLYLYVRAQVNILGRHLYLEIARGSESSQLLDESDSFSRHGRQDFLATADYLSAYGIHTLIMNMQNAAMGVLKEKQLGDLFSTVQLHETIIQILESFMSIGGPNYWISYLVPENAIAYRQMMVMSAKGFDDSSVLMDVGKLEQLMSETRMVLSSPDFGNTVEISLKKVVDLLVDDISMQLEGICPPSGVPLAKLLPRITQLSLPLLEEPSDNKFVQTIGRLPEVELFYTLLYANMPIPP is encoded by the exons ATGCTTTCTTTAAG CAGGGATTTTTGGAGTAGGCATAGGAGGAAAGTGTTTGTTGCTCTTGGAGTATTTGGAAGTGGTTATGTCATTTATAAGATCTATGATGATCACAGAAGAAGAATCTCTGATCTGGACAAGAAGCTGGAAGGCGAGCGACAAGTTGATGAACTCATTAAGGCCCA ATTGCAGACGCACTTTGAAAACATACAAAGAATTTCAGATACGACGACACTGCCATACGCTATGCATTATTTGCGGTCTCGGATATTGGAGGAGTTGGATCTTTCTCATTTGACTGATAAACTAATGCAAGGGAAGGGACAATCCCATGCTCTTACATCTAAGGAGAAGCTCGAGCTGTGGGAAGGGCTTAAAATTCTAA GTTTCACGAGAATAGCTTCCTCGTTGTGGTCAATGACAATGCTTTACCTGTATGTTAGGGCTCAGGTCAATATCTTAGGGAGGCATCTATACCTAGAAATTGCTCGCGGTTCAGAAAGCTCTCAGTTACTG GATGAATCTGACTCATTTAGCAGGCATGGGCGGCAAGACTTTCTAGCAACTGCTGATTATCTTTCTGCCTATGGCATCCATACATTGATTATGAACATGCAGAATGCTGCTATGGGAGTTCTAAAAGA AAAGCAGCTCGGTGATCTTTTTAGCACGGTCCAACTGCATGAAACAATCATACAGATACTGGAGTCATTCATGAGCATTGGTGGACCTAATTACTGGATAAGTTACTTGGTTCCCGAGAATGCCATTGCATACAGGCAAATGATGGTCATGTCTGCCAAAGGTTTTGATGATTCCTCTGTTCTTATGGATGTCGGCAAACTTGAGCAGCTAATGTCAGAGACACGTATGGTGCTATCAAG CCCTGATTTTGGAAATACTGTGGAGATATCATTGAAGAAGGTAGTTGATTTGCTAGTGGACGATATTAGCATGCAGCTTGAAGGGATTTGTCCACCCTCTGGGGTTCCCTTGGCTAAGCTATTGCCTCGAATAACACAACTTAGCCTGCCACTGCTCGAGGAACCCAGTGACAACAAGTTCGTTCAGACCATTGGAAGACTGCCAGAGGTTGAACTGTTTTACACCCTTCTCTATGCAAACATGCCCATACCCCCTTGA
- the LOC105046786 gene encoding peroxisome biogenesis protein 3-1 isoform X2: protein MLSLRDFWSRHRRKVFVALGVFGSGYVIYKIYDDHRRRISDLDKKLEGERQVDELIKAQLQTHFENIQRISDTTTLPYAMHYLRSRILEELDLSHLTDKLMQGKGQSHALTSKEKLELWEGLKILSFTRIASSLWSMTMLYLYVRAQVNILGRHLYLEIARGSESSQLLDESDSFSRHGRQDFLATADYLSAYGIHTLIMNMQNAAMGVLKEKQLGDLFSTVQLHETIIQILESFMSIGGPNYWISYLVPENAIAYRQMMVMSAKGFDDSSVLMDVGKLEQLMSETRMVLSSPDFGNTVEISLKKVVDLLVDDISMQLEGICPPSGVPLAKLLPRITQLSLPLLEEPSDNKFVQTIGRLPEVELFYTLLYANMPIPP, encoded by the exons ATGCTTTCTTTAAG GGATTTTTGGAGTAGGCATAGGAGGAAAGTGTTTGTTGCTCTTGGAGTATTTGGAAGTGGTTATGTCATTTATAAGATCTATGATGATCACAGAAGAAGAATCTCTGATCTGGACAAGAAGCTGGAAGGCGAGCGACAAGTTGATGAACTCATTAAGGCCCA ATTGCAGACGCACTTTGAAAACATACAAAGAATTTCAGATACGACGACACTGCCATACGCTATGCATTATTTGCGGTCTCGGATATTGGAGGAGTTGGATCTTTCTCATTTGACTGATAAACTAATGCAAGGGAAGGGACAATCCCATGCTCTTACATCTAAGGAGAAGCTCGAGCTGTGGGAAGGGCTTAAAATTCTAA GTTTCACGAGAATAGCTTCCTCGTTGTGGTCAATGACAATGCTTTACCTGTATGTTAGGGCTCAGGTCAATATCTTAGGGAGGCATCTATACCTAGAAATTGCTCGCGGTTCAGAAAGCTCTCAGTTACTG GATGAATCTGACTCATTTAGCAGGCATGGGCGGCAAGACTTTCTAGCAACTGCTGATTATCTTTCTGCCTATGGCATCCATACATTGATTATGAACATGCAGAATGCTGCTATGGGAGTTCTAAAAGA AAAGCAGCTCGGTGATCTTTTTAGCACGGTCCAACTGCATGAAACAATCATACAGATACTGGAGTCATTCATGAGCATTGGTGGACCTAATTACTGGATAAGTTACTTGGTTCCCGAGAATGCCATTGCATACAGGCAAATGATGGTCATGTCTGCCAAAGGTTTTGATGATTCCTCTGTTCTTATGGATGTCGGCAAACTTGAGCAGCTAATGTCAGAGACACGTATGGTGCTATCAAG CCCTGATTTTGGAAATACTGTGGAGATATCATTGAAGAAGGTAGTTGATTTGCTAGTGGACGATATTAGCATGCAGCTTGAAGGGATTTGTCCACCCTCTGGGGTTCCCTTGGCTAAGCTATTGCCTCGAATAACACAACTTAGCCTGCCACTGCTCGAGGAACCCAGTGACAACAAGTTCGTTCAGACCATTGGAAGACTGCCAGAGGTTGAACTGTTTTACACCCTTCTCTATGCAAACATGCCCATACCCCCTTGA
- the LOC105046767 gene encoding uncharacterized protein — protein sequence MALELLARGPVHAPLPRAGRFGQPRVSPANQPVWLFALPLTGPPGRAYERRSAAAVRCGKNPGRVLKTCKNCKTQFDPSVNHPTACRFHTAHFGGETKRKFESVYTGGTMNTPDSGQVFQYWHCCGSEDPFDAGCTAAPHCSYDD from the exons ATGGCGTTGGAGCTCCTCGCCAGGGGGCCGGTCCACGCCCCACTCCCGCGCGCCGGTCGGTTCGGCCAGCCTCGAGTATCGCCGGCGAACCAGCCGGTCTGGCTTTTCGCTCTGCCGCTGACCGGACCGCCGGGGCGCGCCTACGAACGGCGATCCGCTGCCGCCGTCCGGTGCGGGAAGAACCCCGGGCGGGTGCTGAAGACGTGCAAGAATTGCAAGACTCAGTTTGATCCCTCCGTCAACCATCCCACGGCCTGCCGCTTCCACACCGCCCATTTCGGCG GTGAAACGAAGAGAAAATTTGAAAGTGTCTACACAGGAGGGACCATGAACACTCCAGACTCAGGCCAAGTTTTCCAGTACTGGCACTGTTGTGGCTCTGAAGATCCATTTGATGCTGGTTGCACTGCTGCTCCTCACTgttcatatgatgactga
- the LOC105046778 gene encoding small ribosomal subunit protein RACK1z, producing the protein MADTLILRGTMRGHTDVVTAIATPIDNSDMIVSSSRDKSVLVWNLTKDAPLSSEGAGASSYGVPRRRLTGHSHFVEDVVLSSDGQFALSGSWDSELRLWDLNTGVTTRRFVGHTKDVLSVAFSVDNRQIVSASRDRTIKLWNTLGECKYTIQDADAHTNWVSCVRFSPNAYQPTIVSGSWDRTVKVWNLTNCKLRCTLTGHGGYVNAVAVSPDGSLCASGGKDGITLLWDLAEGKRLYSLDAGAIIYALCFSPNRYWLCAATQDSVKIWDLESKSIVQDLKPETPTSKNQMLYCTSLSWSADGSTLFTGYTDGTIRVWEVSRY; encoded by the exons ATGGCGGACACCCTTATTCTCCGCGGCACGATGCGTGGCCACACCGACGTGGTGACAGCGATCGCCACCCCGATCGACAACTCCGACATGATCGTCTCCTCGTCCCGGGACAAGTCCGTCCTCGTGTGGAACCTCACCAAGGACGCCCCCCTCTCATCCGAGGGTGCAGGCGCCTCCTCCTACGGCGTCCCCCGCCGCCGCCTCACTGGCCACTCCCACTTCGTGGAGGACGTGGTCCTCTCCTCCGACGGCCAGTTCGCCCTCTCCGGCTCCTGGGACAGCGAGCTCCGCCTCTGGGACCTCAACACCGGCGTCACGACCCGCCGCTTCGTCGGCCACACCAAGGACGTCCTCTCCGTCGCCTTCTCAGTCGACAACCGCCAGATCGTCTCCGCCTCCCGCGACCGCACCATCAAGCTCTGGAACACCCTCGGTGAGTGCAAGTACACCATCCAGGACGCCGACGCTCACACCAACTGGGTTAGCTGCGTCCGCTTTAGCCCCAACGCCTACCAGCCTACCATCGTCTCCGGCTCCTGGGACCGCACCGTCAAGGTCTGGAACCTCACCAACTGCAAGCTCCGCTGCACCCTCACCGGTCACGGCGGCTACGTCAACGCCGTTGCCGTCAGCCCCGACGGTTCCCTCTGCGCCAGCGGTGGGAAAGATGGGATCACCCTGCTCTGGGACCTCGCTGAGGGGAAGCGGCTTTACTCGCTTGACGCCGGGGCGATCATTTACGCGCTGTGCTTCAGTCCCAACAGGTACTGGCTTTGCGCTGCTACCCAGGACAGCGTCAAGATCTGGGATCTCGAGAGCAAGTCCATTGTGCAGGATCTCAAGCCCGAAACGCCCACCAGCAAGAACCAG ATGCTGTACTGTACAAGCCTGAGTTGGAGCGCTGATGGAAGCACCCTGTTTACGGGTTACACAGATGGTACCATCAGAGTCTGGGAAGTTAGTCGCTATTAG